In Ruegeria sp. YS9, the genomic window GATCCTTGATCCGGGGCGCCCGGTTTGGGTTTCTTCGAAGACGGTTTCGCGGCCGCGCCGGTGCTGAGAATGCCGTCGGCGAATTCGATCTCGAGCGCCGTTTGTTTGGCGGCCTGAGCCTTGGTGGTGATCACATTCCCTTCGGCCCGGACGACCGCGTATCCGCGGTCCAAAGTGGCCTTGTAGCTCAACGTCTCGCGCAGGCGATCCGTCGCTTCGAGTTGCTGTTTGAGGCGGTCCAGTCGCGTGGTTTGGGCCGTGTGCATTCGATCGCCAAGACGGTTGAGGTTTTGCCGCTGCTGATCGATTTCCTTTTGAATCGGTCGCAGGGACAGGCGCGAGGACAGGTTGTGTAGTGATTCCCGTCGTGCAGATACCAGACTGCGCAGGGTTGAGGGGCGCAGATGGGCAGACAGTTCCACCACTTGAAGGCGACGGTTCTGAACCCCGCGGATCAAGGCGGGTGTGAGTCTATCTGCAATCAAATCAAGGCGTTGCCTCGGAGAGTTCAACAGGCTATCCGGGCGCGGCAGGGCGCGGGACAGATCGCGCAGCCTTTGCGTTCGGCGTTGGACTGCATCCGTTGCCGCGCGTGACAGGCGTGCGCCTTGCTCGCCAGTCCAGGCAAGCAGTTCCATGCGCACCGGAACGGCCAGTTCGGCGGCCGCGGTGGGTGTTGGCGCGCGCTGGTCCGAAACGAAATCAATCAGGGTGGTGTCGGTTTCATGCCCAACGGCCGAGATCAACGGTATGTCCGACGCAGCTGCGGCGCGGGCGACGATCTCTTCATTGAAGCCCCAGAGGTCTTCGATCGATCCGCCGCCACGGGCCACGATGATCAGGTCGGGCCGGGGCAACGCGCCGCCGGGTGTCAATTGGTTGAAGCCTTCGATGGCGCGGGCAACCTCGGGCGCGCAGTTGGCCCCTTGAACCGCCACAGGCCAGATCAGCACCTTGCGCGGGAACCTGTCCCTGAGCCGATGCAGAATGTCGCGGATCACGGCGCCTGAGGGGGATGTGACCACGCCAATAACCTGCGGCAGGTATGGCAGGGGCTTTTTGTGTTCGGGCGCGAATAATCCTTCGGCCTCAAGCTGTTTCTTGCGCTTCTCCAGCAGCGCCATCAGCGCGCCCTGACCCGCGACGGAAACCTCATCGACATTCAGGTTGTATTTGGATTGCGCCCCGAAAGCCGTGAGGCGACCGGTGGCGACGACCTCCAATCCTTCTTCGGGCACAACGGACAGGCCGGAAATCTGACCTTTCCACGTGGTGCAGGCCAAAACGTTCCTGTCGTCCTTGATGTCGTAGTACAGATGCCCGGATCGGGCTTTGAACACGCGCCCAACCTCACCGCGCACGCGGATTCGACCGAACGAGCCTTCGAGCGTCCGTTTCACCTCACCCGAAATTTCGGACACAGTGTATTCAGGGGTGTTTTGGCCTGGAATCGGGTCATCAAGCAGGTCGGACATTTCAGCGCCTTGTTTCAAATGCGCGCCCAGCTTAGAACGCCGCGCAGGCAAGGCCAAGCAGATCGGAGAGCTTTCATGAATATCCTCATTCTCGGCAGCGGCGGGCGCGAACACAGCCTGGCATGGGCAGTGCTGCAAAACCCCAAATGCGACCGTCTGATCGTGGCTCCGGGGAATGCGGGGATCGCTCAGATCGCTGACTGTGCCGCTCTGGATATTGAAAACGGCGGCGCTGTTGTCGGCTTTGCCGAAGAAAATGCGATTGATTTCGTGATTGTCGGACCCGAGGCGCCTTTGGCGGCCGGTGTGGCCGATCGGTTGCGCGAAGCCGGTGTATTGGTTTTTGGACCTTCAGCCGAGGCGGCGAAGCTGGAAGCGTCGAAAAGCTTCACCAAGGAAATCTGCGACGCGGCCAACGCCCCCACCGCGGCTTATGCCCGGTTTACCGAGGCTGAGCCTGCCAAAGCCTATATCCGCGAACAGGGCGCGCCGATTGTGGTCAAGGCCGATGGTCTGGCCGCAGGCAAGGGCGTGATCGTTGCGATGGACGAGAAGACCGCATTGGACGCCATTGACGACATGTTCGGCGGTGCCTTTGGCGGTGCGGGCGCGGAAGTCGTCATCGAAGAATTCATGGATGGTGAAGAAGCCTCGCTGTTCGTTCTGTGCGATGGTGAGGACATTCTTTCAGTCGGCACGGCCCAGGATCACAAACGGGTTGGCGAGGGCGATACCGGCCTGAACACCGGCGGAATGGGGGCGTATTCTCCGGCGCCGGTGTTGAGCGAAGAGGTGGAGGCGCGTGCGATGGAAGAAATCGTGCGCCCTACTATCGCCGAGATGAAGCGCCGGGGAACGCCGTTTCAGGGCGTTCTTTATGCAGGTTTGATGATCAAGGACGGGCAGCCAAGGCTGGTCGAATACAACGTCCGCTTCGGTGACCCGGAATGTCAGGTTCTGATGATGCGTTTGGGCGCGCAGGCGATGGACCTAATGCACGCGGCTGCCGAAGGCAGGTTGGGTGAGATGCGGGTGAATTGGGCGGATGACCATGCCATCACGGTGGTGATGGCGGCCAATGGCTATCCGGGTGCTTACAAGAAAGGCACTGCGATCAAAGGGCTTGAAGGCCTGCCGGAAGACAGCCGGAACATGGTGTTTCACGCTGGTACAAAGAGTGCCGATGGGCAGGTGGTTGCATCGGGCGGGCGCGTGCTGAACGTGACCGCCCGTGGGAGCACACTGAAGGAGGCGCGCGACCGGGCCTATGAAATGGTTGAAGCCGTGGATTGGCCTGACGGGTTTTACCGGCGCGATATCGGATGGCGTGCATTGGATGGTTGATCGGGCAGGGGGTTTGCCCCTCGGCCTTGCGGCCTCCCAGCGCTGCGCGGGTTCGCGGTCGAATTCGTCCACTGGACGATTTCCTTTCAACCGCTCATCCCTCAGGATGTTTTTGGCCAGATGAAGAGGCGGATCAGCAGTTCAGGGCTTGGGCTAGGCTTTTGCGGCCGTTGAACGGGCCCCGGTCGGATGTGATCCAGCCGTTGTCGTAAGAGACGCTGACGATCCGCGTCCAGTCGGCGCTGGCCACGATCAGTTCCGGGCGGTCGCCGCAGGTGCGCAGGCCACCGGAAATGAAATCTTCACCGATCCTGTGGTTGGTCAATCCGGGCAGAGCCGCGATTTCGCTCAGGGCGTTGTCTTTGTAGCGCCAGATGCGCAGTGTTTTGGCCAGATGAGGACGGTCGATATAAGCGATTTCGATATGCCCGTCGCCGTCCAGGTCGGCGGCCCCGATCGGGGCAAGCCAGCGGAAGCGGGTGCCGATATGAGGCGTGGCCGCGATCTTGTCTCCGGCGGCGTCGTAAATCGCAAGTTGAGCCCCTGCTTTGTCGTGGGATTCAACGACAATTGCTTCGCGTGCGCCGTCCAGGGTGACGTCTGCCAAGCGCGGGGCGATGTCTTCGAACACGCGATCCTGTGGCAGGCGAACAGTTACGACCGTACTGTCGGTCGTGAATTCCAGCGCGCCATATTCGATCGTATCACCCAGGACGCCATGGGCGTAACGAGTGGTTGGTTCTGTGAAGCGGGCGTCGTTGATGGTTTCCGCCGCGTCAGCCGGTTGCAGCGTGAGCCAAAGTCCGAAAGATAGCAAAGCGCCGCGTGCCCGAGATTGCCAAAAGCGGCGGGGCAGGCGCGGCGCATTGTTGTGCATCAGATCTGCTTTTCAGGCATCTGAACGACCAGACCGTCCAGCGCATCGGTGACCTTGATCTGGCAGGTCAGGCGCGAGCGGGCCGGGTCGGGCTCATAGGCAAAGTCCAGCATGTCTTCTTCCATGTCATCCTTGGCCGGGATTTTCTCGACCCAGTCGGGGTGGACGTAGACATGGCAGGTCGAGCAGGCGCAGGCGCCGCCGCAATCGGCCTCGATGCCGGGGATGTTGTTGTCACGGGCCCCTTCCATGACGGTCAGTCCGTTGGCGACCTCGACTGTGTGTTCGGTACCGCCGTGCTCGACATAGGTGATCTTTGCCATTGCGTGCGTCTTCCTTTTGCGATGTTCGATTTCTTCCTTAGTGAAGGCATTTAGGTCTTTCCAGCCTCATTTGCGACTCAGCGCGCCGTGTCTGGACTTTCTTGTCGTTTGTTCTATTTTTGTTCTTATGCTTGTTACACCCATTCGCCCTGTGGTTTCAAACCGGGATTGGCCGCGCCCGCCGTCCTGTCTGCCTTCCAGCCAACTGGATTCCCCGCCCGAGGGCGCGCGCGTGGCTGTGGCCGGGCTTGTGATC contains:
- the xseA gene encoding exodeoxyribonuclease VII large subunit, with product MSDLLDDPIPGQNTPEYTVSEISGEVKRTLEGSFGRIRVRGEVGRVFKARSGHLYYDIKDDRNVLACTTWKGQISGLSVVPEEGLEVVATGRLTAFGAQSKYNLNVDEVSVAGQGALMALLEKRKKQLEAEGLFAPEHKKPLPYLPQVIGVVTSPSGAVIRDILHRLRDRFPRKVLIWPVAVQGANCAPEVARAIEGFNQLTPGGALPRPDLIIVARGGGSIEDLWGFNEEIVARAAAASDIPLISAVGHETDTTLIDFVSDQRAPTPTAAAELAVPVRMELLAWTGEQGARLSRAATDAVQRRTQRLRDLSRALPRPDSLLNSPRQRLDLIADRLTPALIRGVQNRRLQVVELSAHLRPSTLRSLVSARRESLHNLSSRLSLRPIQKEIDQQRQNLNRLGDRMHTAQTTRLDRLKQQLEATDRLRETLSYKATLDRGYAVVRAEGNVITTKAQAAKQTALEIEFADGILSTGAAAKPSSKKPKPGAPDQGSLF
- the purD gene encoding phosphoribosylamine--glycine ligase — encoded protein: MNILILGSGGREHSLAWAVLQNPKCDRLIVAPGNAGIAQIADCAALDIENGGAVVGFAEENAIDFVIVGPEAPLAAGVADRLREAGVLVFGPSAEAAKLEASKSFTKEICDAANAPTAAYARFTEAEPAKAYIREQGAPIVVKADGLAAGKGVIVAMDEKTALDAIDDMFGGAFGGAGAEVVIEEFMDGEEASLFVLCDGEDILSVGTAQDHKRVGEGDTGLNTGGMGAYSPAPVLSEEVEARAMEEIVRPTIAEMKRRGTPFQGVLYAGLMIKDGQPRLVEYNVRFGDPECQVLMMRLGAQAMDLMHAAAEGRLGEMRVNWADDHAITVVMAANGYPGAYKKGTAIKGLEGLPEDSRNMVFHAGTKSADGQVVASGGRVLNVTARGSTLKEARDRAYEMVEAVDWPDGFYRRDIGWRALDG
- a CDS encoding VCBS repeat-containing protein, whose product is MHNNAPRLPRRFWQSRARGALLSFGLWLTLQPADAAETINDARFTEPTTRYAHGVLGDTIEYGALEFTTDSTVVTVRLPQDRVFEDIAPRLADVTLDGAREAIVVESHDKAGAQLAIYDAAGDKIAATPHIGTRFRWLAPIGAADLDGDGHIEIAYIDRPHLAKTLRIWRYKDNALSEIAALPGLTNHRIGEDFISGGLRTCGDRPELIVASADWTRIVSVSYDNGWITSDRGPFNGRKSLAQALNC
- a CDS encoding 2Fe-2S iron-sulfur cluster-binding protein, translating into MAKITYVEHGGTEHTVEVANGLTVMEGARDNNIPGIEADCGGACACSTCHVYVHPDWVEKIPAKDDMEEDMLDFAYEPDPARSRLTCQIKVTDALDGLVVQMPEKQI